The following coding sequences are from one Paenibacillus stellifer window:
- a CDS encoding TetR/AcrR family transcriptional regulator, protein MPIRTVKPAEDRKKEIIGAAGRLFQTKGYVNTTVEDVIRETGIAKGTFYYHFPSKETLLCSVLETRLDELERNVVQIAGHSEWNAEQKLQETLKAIFASGEADRQKNGAGEYGIDPIVHVKLTRMFHQKLEPSLVRIVEQGTQEGAFHVPYPREVTVLLLHGITAYVQDHLSMPDDQVLFRQMMSVIDYVLKSTLHINNHPGNPPIGPY, encoded by the coding sequence ATGCCGATCCGGACCGTTAAGCCTGCGGAGGACCGAAAGAAGGAGATTATCGGCGCCGCCGGAAGGCTGTTCCAAACCAAAGGATATGTGAACACCACCGTTGAAGACGTCATACGTGAGACCGGGATTGCGAAAGGGACATTTTATTATCATTTTCCTTCCAAGGAGACTCTTCTGTGCTCTGTTCTGGAGACCAGGCTCGATGAACTGGAACGGAATGTTGTGCAGATTGCCGGCCATTCCGAATGGAATGCCGAGCAGAAGCTTCAGGAGACGCTTAAGGCCATCTTTGCCTCAGGTGAGGCGGACAGACAGAAGAACGGCGCAGGAGAATACGGGATTGACCCGATTGTTCATGTCAAGCTGACCCGGATGTTTCATCAGAAACTGGAGCCCTCGCTTGTACGAATCGTTGAGCAGGGGACCCAGGAAGGAGCATTTCACGTTCCTTATCCGCGTGAAGTGACCGTTCTTCTGCTGCACGGGATTACAGCCTATGTACAGGACCATCTGAGCATGCCGGACGATCAGGTCCTGTTCCGCCAGATGATGTCCGTCATTGATTATGTATTGAAAAGCACGCTTCATATTAATAATCATCCCGGGAATCCTCCTATTGGACCTTATTAA
- the ptsP gene encoding phosphoenolpyruvate--protein phosphotransferase, giving the protein MSKISGIAASAGIAVARAFILEHPDYTISKNTVADVQAEVAKLDDALDKSRAELQRIKERTLAELGEKKAEIFESHLLILDDPELINPVKDKIREEVVNADYAMNEVSAQFVSMFENMKSAYLQERAADMRDVTKRVLNHLLGIHYVSPAEISEEVVVIAEDLTPSDTAQLNRRYVKGFTTNIGGRTSHSAIMARSLEIPAVVGTKNVLSQVKAGDLVIVDGLSGDVLINPSEAEVVEYTAKQEAYNLQIAEWKKLRDEPSVSADGKHVELAANIGTPNDVTGVVENGGEGVGLYRTEFLYMGRDKLPSEDVQFNAYKTVLENMNGKPVVVRTLDIGGDKELPYLDLPKEMNPFLGFRAVRLCLDRQDIFRTQLRALLRASVYGNLRIMFPMIATLTEFRAARDLLLEEKAKLQAEGQEVSDSIQLGIMVEIPSTAVLADQFAKEVDFFSIGTNDLIQYTMAADRMNERVSYLYQPYNPAILRLIKNVIDAAHAQGKWTGMCGEMAGDSTAIPLLLGLGLDEFSMSATSILPARSQISKLSAEDMKTLASKALEMGTAEEVVALVRSIGN; this is encoded by the coding sequence ATGAGTAAAATTTCAGGAATCGCGGCTTCGGCAGGGATTGCAGTGGCGCGCGCCTTTATCCTGGAACATCCCGATTATACGATCTCCAAGAATACGGTAGCGGATGTTCAGGCTGAAGTTGCCAAACTGGACGATGCGCTGGATAAATCCAGAGCGGAGCTGCAGCGTATCAAGGAGCGCACCTTGGCTGAGCTTGGCGAGAAGAAGGCGGAGATTTTCGAATCCCACCTGCTTATTCTGGACGATCCGGAACTGATCAACCCGGTCAAGGACAAAATCCGGGAAGAAGTCGTTAACGCGGATTATGCCATGAACGAGGTGTCCGCCCAGTTCGTATCCATGTTCGAAAATATGAAGAGCGCGTATCTTCAGGAACGCGCTGCCGATATGCGCGACGTGACGAAGCGCGTGCTGAATCATCTGCTGGGCATTCACTATGTGAGCCCTGCCGAGATCAGCGAGGAGGTCGTCGTTATCGCCGAGGACCTTACGCCTTCGGATACGGCGCAGTTGAACCGCCGTTATGTCAAAGGCTTCACGACCAACATCGGGGGCCGCACTTCGCATTCCGCCATCATGGCCCGTTCGCTGGAAATTCCGGCTGTCGTCGGAACGAAGAACGTGCTGTCCCAGGTGAAGGCGGGCGATCTGGTCATCGTCGACGGACTGAGCGGCGATGTGCTGATTAACCCGAGCGAAGCCGAGGTTGTTGAATATACAGCGAAGCAGGAAGCGTACAATCTGCAGATTGCAGAATGGAAGAAGCTTCGCGATGAGCCGTCGGTTTCGGCCGATGGCAAGCATGTGGAGCTTGCGGCGAATATCGGCACACCCAATGATGTGACAGGTGTGGTTGAGAACGGCGGCGAAGGTGTAGGCCTGTACCGCACCGAGTTCCTGTACATGGGACGCGACAAGCTGCCGTCTGAAGATGTACAGTTCAACGCTTATAAGACCGTTCTGGAGAACATGAACGGCAAGCCGGTTGTTGTCCGCACACTGGACATCGGCGGCGACAAGGAACTGCCGTATCTGGATCTTCCGAAGGAAATGAACCCGTTCCTCGGATTCCGTGCCGTTCGCCTCTGTCTCGACCGCCAGGATATCTTCCGCACACAGCTGCGCGCTCTGCTAAGAGCGAGCGTGTACGGAAATCTCCGCATCATGTTCCCGATGATCGCAACGCTGACGGAATTCCGCGCTGCCCGCGATCTGCTGCTTGAAGAGAAGGCCAAGCTTCAGGCGGAAGGACAGGAAGTGTCGGACAGCATCCAGCTCGGCATCATGGTCGAAATTCCGTCCACGGCCGTTCTGGCGGACCAGTTCGCCAAGGAAGTCGACTTCTTCAGCATCGGTACTAACGATCTTATCCAATATACAATGGCAGCCGACCGCATGAACGAGCGGGTGTCCTATCTGTATCAGCCTTACAATCCGGCCATTCTGCGCCTGATCAAGAATGTCATCGACGCGGCCCACGCCCAGGGCAAGTGGACGGGAATGTGCGGCGAGATGGCCGGCGACTCCACCGCCATTCCGCTGCTGCTGGGTCTCGGACTTGACGAGTTCAGCATGAGCGCGACCTCCATTCTTCCGGCACGGAGCCAGATTTCGAAGCTGTCCGCCGAGGACATGAAGACGCTGGCATCCAAGGCTCTGGAGATGGGTACGGCGGAAGAGGTTGTCGCTCTGGTTCGCTCGATCGGCAACTGA
- a CDS encoding HPr family phosphocarrier protein → MQKTFRITDEDGIHARPATALVNTATKFKGTEAFAEAKGKKVTLKSILGVLSLGLEAGESLTLITEGAEEAEALSALEEVLVKEGLGELNE, encoded by the coding sequence ATGCAAAAAACATTCAGAATTACGGACGAAGACGGTATTCACGCACGCCCTGCAACTGCCCTGGTTAATACAGCTACCAAATTCAAGGGAACTGAAGCTTTTGCGGAAGCCAAAGGCAAAAAGGTTACTTTAAAGTCCATTCTTGGTGTTCTTTCTTTGGGTCTTGAAGCCGGAGAAAGCCTGACATTGATCACGGAGGGCGCCGAAGAAGCCGAAGCGCTCAGCGCACTTGAGGAAGTTTTGGTTAAAGAAGGGCTGGGAGAGTTGAATGAGTAA
- a CDS encoding 4Fe-4S binding protein, translating into MALNGVPDRRVRRIGIRKSVSLASLVLLPVTLNYFSPYLIIDGLFHGVLAGAFFVWAGFFLSGLIAGRAACAYICPYGGLQTALDEWTHKPLRPITHLKPVRYVLAVIWLAFILYPLLKSAGVLQVQPLYLTEGIVSVDNWGKAVFMVVLVVLLSILPLLFGKRATCHYLCPMSILNTAGSRIGRLLRIPSLRLKSDSSKCVSCGSCSRACTMSLDVREMVKSGRMYHSDCIMCGACTEVCRSGAVVRCFGRPGSEGRPAPNGEEPEDERKQA; encoded by the coding sequence ATGGCGCTTAACGGCGTACCGGACCGGCGCGTCCGGCGCATCGGCATTCGCAAGTCAGTTTCGCTGGCTTCCCTGGTTCTGCTTCCTGTAACACTGAATTATTTTTCTCCATATCTGATTATTGACGGCCTTTTTCATGGTGTATTGGCAGGAGCCTTTTTCGTTTGGGCGGGCTTTTTCCTGAGCGGCCTGATCGCAGGACGTGCGGCTTGCGCCTATATTTGTCCGTACGGCGGCCTTCAGACGGCGCTGGACGAATGGACGCATAAACCTTTGAGACCTATTACCCACTTGAAGCCCGTCCGATACGTGCTTGCCGTTATCTGGCTTGCTTTTATTTTGTATCCGCTGTTGAAATCGGCGGGAGTGCTTCAAGTGCAGCCGCTTTATTTGACGGAGGGCATCGTTTCAGTTGACAACTGGGGGAAAGCGGTGTTCATGGTTGTTCTTGTCGTACTGCTCTCCATTCTTCCTCTTCTCTTCGGAAAAAGAGCCACCTGCCACTATTTATGCCCGATGTCGATCTTGAATACGGCGGGAAGCAGGATCGGACGGCTGCTGCGCATCCCATCGCTGCGACTTAAGTCGGACTCGTCCAAATGCGTGTCCTGCGGCTCCTGCAGCCGGGCCTGCACGATGAGCCTGGATGTGAGGGAGATGGTGAAGAGCGGCAGGATGTACCATTCCGACTGCATTATGTGCGGAGCCTGCACGGAGGTGTGCCGGAGCGGGGCGGTGGTCCGCTGTTTCGGCAGACCGGGTAGCGAAGGCCGGCCCGCGCCGAACGGGGAGGAGCCAGAAGACGAACGCAAGCAGGCATAA
- the ptsG gene encoding glucose-specific PTS transporter subunit IIBC — MFKKLFGVLQRVGKALMLPVAILPAAGLLLGIGNMLVNPDFLQYVPALENHTVQAIANVLMNSGQIVFSNLSLLFAVGVAIGLAGGEGVAGLAAIIGFLVMNVTMGTALGINSYVLSKGDFAYASVLGIPTLQTGVFGGILVGILASAMYKRFFKIELPSYLGFFAGKRFVPIMTAVTSLILGLALTIIWPPIQHGLNYLSQNMIDTNRTLAAFIFGLIERSLIPFGLHHIFYSPFWYEFGSYVNKAGQLVRGDQSIFMAQLRDGVPFTAGTFTTGKYPFMMFGLPAAALAIYHEARPENKKVVGSLMVSAALTSFLTGITEPLEFSFLFVAPLLFAVHAVFAGLSFMTMHILGVKIGMTFSGGFIDYVLFGIIPNRTAWWLVIPVGLILAVIYYFGFRFVIRKFNLKTPGREDVADDDADGTESSAAAVSTAGDDLPRNILSALGGQPNIVHLDACITRLRVEVKDKANVDKNRLKKLGASGVLEVGNNVQAIFGTRSDTIKSQIQDVMAGRTPAAPIAAAPQPEAEKQAGEEGQAIIPEDIVSPVNGELLDITQVPDAVFSQKMTGDGFAFLSRDGKIASPVYGKVFNVFPSKHAVGIMSDGGKEVLVHIGVNTVKLKGQGFTVLVEEGDLVAAGQPIMEVDLEYVKAHAPSIISPVIFSNLPEGSSVTLKKPGKTTIGDKDIITIQ, encoded by the coding sequence ATGTTCAAAAAGCTTTTCGGCGTTTTACAGCGTGTCGGTAAAGCACTGATGCTTCCAGTCGCCATTCTTCCGGCAGCCGGCTTGCTGCTCGGAATTGGCAACATGCTCGTGAATCCAGACTTCCTGCAGTACGTTCCCGCTCTGGAGAACCACACGGTTCAGGCTATTGCCAATGTGCTCATGAACTCAGGTCAAATCGTATTCAGCAACCTGTCTCTGCTCTTCGCGGTAGGGGTTGCGATCGGTCTGGCCGGCGGTGAAGGCGTTGCAGGCCTCGCGGCCATTATCGGCTTCCTTGTCATGAACGTGACGATGGGAACCGCGCTCGGCATCAACAGCTATGTGCTGAGCAAAGGTGACTTCGCCTATGCCAGCGTGCTAGGGATTCCAACCTTGCAGACCGGCGTATTCGGCGGTATTCTAGTCGGTATTCTGGCCTCGGCCATGTACAAGCGATTCTTCAAGATCGAGCTTCCGTCTTATCTCGGATTCTTCGCAGGCAAGCGTTTCGTTCCGATCATGACAGCCGTTACGTCGCTGATTCTCGGTCTGGCGCTGACCATTATCTGGCCTCCGATCCAGCATGGTCTTAACTATCTGTCGCAGAACATGATCGATACGAACCGGACGCTCGCGGCATTTATATTCGGATTGATCGAACGCTCGCTCATTCCGTTCGGCCTGCATCATATCTTCTACTCGCCATTCTGGTACGAGTTCGGAAGCTATGTCAACAAGGCGGGACAGCTGGTCCGCGGCGACCAGAGCATATTCATGGCCCAGCTCCGCGACGGCGTTCCGTTCACGGCGGGTACCTTTACAACCGGTAAATATCCGTTCATGATGTTCGGCCTTCCGGCCGCAGCTCTGGCGATCTACCATGAAGCCAGACCGGAGAACAAGAAGGTTGTCGGCTCCCTGATGGTATCCGCGGCCTTGACTTCATTCCTGACAGGGATTACCGAACCGCTCGAGTTCTCGTTCCTGTTCGTGGCTCCGCTGCTGTTCGCGGTTCACGCCGTATTCGCGGGATTGTCCTTCATGACGATGCATATTCTCGGCGTCAAGATCGGCATGACCTTCTCCGGCGGCTTCATCGACTACGTGCTGTTCGGCATTATTCCGAACCGCACAGCCTGGTGGCTCGTCATTCCGGTCGGTCTGATCCTTGCGGTCATCTACTACTTCGGGTTCCGCTTCGTCATCCGCAAGTTCAACCTGAAGACTCCGGGCCGCGAAGATGTGGCAGACGATGATGCGGACGGAACCGAGAGTTCGGCAGCAGCAGTATCGACTGCCGGAGACGATCTGCCGCGCAACATCTTGTCCGCTCTGGGCGGACAGCCGAACATTGTTCATCTGGACGCCTGCATTACCCGGCTTCGTGTTGAGGTCAAGGATAAGGCTAACGTCGACAAGAACCGTCTGAAGAAACTGGGCGCTTCCGGCGTGCTGGAGGTGGGTAATAACGTACAGGCGATTTTCGGCACCCGTTCCGATACGATCAAGTCGCAGATTCAGGACGTCATGGCCGGCAGAACGCCGGCGGCTCCGATTGCGGCTGCTCCTCAGCCCGAGGCCGAGAAGCAGGCGGGCGAAGAAGGCCAGGCGATCATTCCTGAGGATATCGTATCGCCGGTCAACGGCGAACTGCTGGATATCACGCAGGTCCCGGATGCCGTGTTCTCGCAGAAGATGACAGGCGACGGCTTTGCGTTCCTGTCCAGAGACGGTAAAATCGCTTCCCCGGTATACGGTAAAGTCTTCAACGTATTCCCGAGCAAGCATGCGGTCGGCATCATGTCCGACGGCGGCAAGGAAGTGCTCGTCCATATCGGCGTCAATACCGTCAAGCTGAAAGGTCAAGGCTTCACGGTGCTCGTAGAAGAGGGCGATCTGGTGGCTGCCGGACAGCCGATCATGGAAGTGGATCTCGAGTATGTCAAGGCCCATGCGCCTTCGATCATCTCTCCGGTTATTTTCTCCAACCTGCCTGAAGGCTCTTCGGTAACGCTGAAGAAGCCGGGCAAGACAACCATTGGAGACAAAGACATCATCACGATTCAGTAA
- the pulA gene encoding type I pullulanase, protein MNAEPMEDRYEGRDLGLSYTPESSTFKVWAPAASAVSLVLYDTGGDGRGTADSSDDARLAYMLRRDGGVWQVRISGDLNGKFYMYRVVYGDGTIVEAADPYAVAVSVNGLRSAVVDMRSTDPSGWAQDQCPVTANPVDAVIYELHVRDFSSHESSGAAYKGKYKAFTESGLRDSEGRTLGIDHLSELGVTHVHLMPVFDFQTVNELPVSGAASGEEGGYNWGYDPQHYNAPEGSYSTDAAEPARRISEFKEMVLALHHKGISVVMDVVYNHTYSVEKGPFEAFAPGYYYRHDYAGRLSNGSGVGNELATERPMVRKFIKDSIRHWATEYHIDGFRFDLMGLIDTVTMREIAREIRLELGRCLIFYGEPWTGGDSPLVSKTLKGAQRGKGFAVFNDNFRSAIKGDSDGWGRGFITGEQGREGAVAAGIIGAVHDFTDSPTESVNYTTAHDNLNLWDKLLAVQGMRQAARLPELDNGRLKNGGSLEEAVAAANPYIGLEEEPVLDNELVRRSLLAGGIVLTSQGIPFLQAGDELLRSKFGDHNSYRSGDAINAIRWSNKARFQPVFDYYKGLIALRRSHPAFRLRGRQEIERSLDFFRCDGGVVAYTLKNHAGGDGWNNIAVLFNANPWPVTVKLPLGCKSWNVAVDHTRAGAEGFRRIEGEEVVAEGLSMMVLYDESGKAPRRAKTVEVHYERSDGDYRGWNIWVWDTGIQDGQTDFRFMEDGRAVAVIELHPQTRAFGYILRVNDWEARDGSTDRFIQCPEGEDDFKVLIRDSGSGAIIEPQLSLTS, encoded by the coding sequence ATGAACGCAGAGCCAATGGAAGACCGTTATGAAGGCAGGGATCTCGGTCTCAGTTACACTCCGGAGAGCAGTACGTTCAAAGTATGGGCGCCTGCAGCGTCAGCCGTGTCGCTAGTGCTATATGATACAGGCGGAGATGGACGCGGAACCGCGGACTCATCCGATGATGCCAGACTGGCCTACATGCTCCGCCGGGACGGCGGCGTCTGGCAGGTCCGGATATCCGGCGATCTGAATGGTAAATTCTATATGTACCGCGTCGTCTACGGTGACGGAACGATCGTCGAGGCGGCTGATCCCTATGCTGTCGCCGTATCCGTGAACGGGTTGCGTTCTGCTGTCGTTGATATGCGGAGCACCGATCCGTCAGGGTGGGCGCAGGATCAATGTCCGGTAACGGCCAATCCGGTGGACGCGGTTATCTACGAACTGCATGTCCGCGATTTCTCAAGCCATGAGAGCTCGGGGGCTGCATATAAAGGGAAATACAAAGCTTTTACCGAAAGCGGACTTCGCGATTCTGAAGGAAGAACGCTGGGCATCGACCATTTAAGCGAGCTTGGCGTCACGCATGTTCATCTTATGCCGGTATTCGATTTTCAGACGGTGAACGAGCTTCCGGTTAGCGGTGCGGCTTCCGGAGAAGAGGGCGGGTATAACTGGGGCTACGATCCCCAGCACTATAACGCTCCCGAAGGCTCCTACAGCACGGATGCGGCGGAACCCGCCCGGCGTATTTCGGAATTCAAGGAAATGGTGCTGGCGCTGCATCACAAGGGCATCTCCGTCGTGATGGATGTGGTGTACAATCATACGTACTCGGTGGAAAAAGGGCCGTTCGAGGCGTTTGCGCCCGGCTATTATTACCGGCATGATTATGCGGGACGCCTCTCCAACGGCTCCGGCGTGGGCAACGAGCTGGCAACGGAACGGCCGATGGTGCGCAAATTCATCAAGGATTCGATCCGCCATTGGGCTACCGAATACCATATCGACGGCTTCCGCTTCGATCTGATGGGACTGATCGATACGGTTACGATGCGTGAGATTGCCCGGGAGATCCGATTGGAGCTCGGGCGCTGCCTGATTTTCTATGGCGAGCCTTGGACCGGAGGCGATTCCCCTCTTGTATCGAAGACGCTGAAGGGCGCGCAGAGAGGAAAGGGCTTCGCCGTCTTTAACGACAATTTCCGGTCGGCTATCAAGGGAGACAGCGATGGCTGGGGCAGAGGCTTCATTACCGGAGAGCAGGGCAGGGAAGGTGCGGTGGCGGCCGGTATTATCGGGGCCGTTCACGATTTTACGGATTCCCCCACGGAGAGCGTCAACTATACGACAGCGCATGACAATTTGAATCTGTGGGATAAGCTTCTCGCAGTTCAAGGTATGCGCCAGGCGGCCCGGCTGCCGGAACTCGACAACGGAAGGCTCAAGAACGGCGGCAGCCTTGAAGAGGCGGTGGCGGCGGCCAATCCTTATATCGGCCTGGAAGAAGAGCCAGTGCTGGATAATGAGCTGGTCAGACGCTCGCTGCTGGCAGGGGGCATCGTGCTCACCTCGCAGGGCATCCCGTTCCTTCAAGCCGGAGACGAATTGCTGCGCAGCAAGTTCGGCGATCATAACAGCTACCGGAGCGGCGATGCCATCAATGCGATCCGGTGGAGCAACAAAGCCAGATTCCAGCCCGTGTTCGATTATTACAAAGGGTTGATCGCGCTTCGCCGGAGCCACCCGGCATTTCGGCTGCGGGGGCGTCAGGAGATCGAGCGGTCGCTTGATTTCTTCCGCTGCGACGGCGGCGTTGTGGCCTATACGCTTAAGAATCATGCCGGAGGCGATGGCTGGAACAATATTGCGGTGCTCTTTAACGCGAACCCCTGGCCGGTTACGGTGAAGCTGCCGCTGGGCTGCAAGTCCTGGAATGTGGCGGTCGATCATACGCGGGCGGGCGCTGAAGGCTTCCGCAGGATCGAAGGCGAAGAGGTTGTGGCAGAAGGGCTGTCGATGATGGTCCTGTACGACGAGAGTGGAAAGGCACCCCGCCGGGCCAAGACGGTCGAGGTGCATTATGAACGCTCGGACGGCGACTACAGAGGCTGGAACATCTGGGTGTGGGACACCGGGATTCAGGATGGCCAGACCGATTTCCGTTTCATGGAAGACGGCCGGGCTGTCGCCGTCATTGAGCTTCATCCGCAGACCCGGGCGTTCGGTTATATTCTGCGGGTCAATGATTGGGAAGCGAGGGACGGCAGCACCGACCGGTTCATCCAATGCCCGGAAGGAGAAGACGATTTCAAAGTGCTGATCCGGGATTCCGGCAGCGGAGCGATTATCGAGCCGCAGCTTTCGTTAACAAGCTGA
- a CDS encoding diguanylate cyclase domain-containing protein: protein MAGFSETRATRKLIAMFAAITLLLIGVSICSIMYLNLTINRFSETLYHNIYRNTALVLEAEKALSQSSRSLQTAYSASLPDSRKKEYRERFEEDLALVWQNVNAVSQSLEDDKPYYENAKSRELLQNIGSRLHDTTHSLNLWQNDVRRLMLYSEASAGDFEGDGVLSPDNGNLNEAHESLEAAAKLFGSYAELVTSDFSSHKSAIFAVYTLALFLLLLLILYLFRRIFSLQSEMREEQAMYRLIGETISDYILLTDPNGLILYASPSHFSALGYVPMKGEPLASYIREPEIAWAKLRSVVQTAPRMAELRMRGADGHWVWMETKVTPVRGNQAVPAQFMLVSREITQRKQYEERLHKLAFYDHLTSIPNRAHFKMYMENLIGQDGPAKPKLALALLDCDRFKQLNDTLGHLAGDEFLQQLSGELQQSVKGLGQAFRIGGDEFAVVLHLNSAPENLNDVLDKLLQLFNKSWAVNGSSFRTSASIGVSLYPEHGSTINELLRAADLAMYRSKSHGGNEANLFKEDMDEGCPEQENSRY from the coding sequence GTGGCTGGCTTTAGCGAAACCCGAGCAACCCGTAAATTGATCGCCATGTTCGCCGCCATAACGCTGCTGCTTATTGGCGTAAGCATCTGCTCCATAATGTACTTGAATCTGACAATCAACCGGTTCTCGGAGACTCTGTATCATAATATTTACCGGAACACCGCTCTTGTGCTTGAGGCGGAAAAGGCGCTGTCACAGTCGTCGAGATCGCTTCAAACGGCATACAGCGCTTCCCTTCCGGACAGCCGGAAGAAGGAATACAGAGAACGGTTCGAGGAGGATTTAGCTCTTGTCTGGCAAAATGTGAACGCGGTCAGTCAGAGTCTGGAAGACGATAAGCCCTACTACGAGAATGCGAAGAGCAGAGAGCTGCTGCAGAACATCGGCTCCCGGCTCCACGATACGACCCATTCGCTTAATTTGTGGCAGAACGATGTGCGGAGGCTAATGCTGTACAGCGAAGCGTCGGCAGGGGACTTCGAGGGAGACGGCGTTCTGTCTCCGGACAACGGGAATCTGAACGAAGCCCACGAGAGTCTGGAGGCAGCGGCGAAGCTGTTCGGAAGCTATGCGGAGCTCGTCACGAGCGACTTCTCCAGCCATAAGAGCGCGATATTCGCGGTATACACGCTCGCATTATTCCTGCTTCTCCTTCTGATTCTGTATTTGTTCCGGCGGATTTTCTCGCTTCAAAGCGAAATGCGCGAGGAGCAGGCGATGTACAGGCTGATCGGAGAGACGATATCCGACTATATTCTTCTGACCGATCCGAACGGGCTCATTCTGTACGCTTCCCCGTCGCATTTCTCGGCGCTCGGCTATGTGCCCATGAAAGGGGAACCTCTGGCCTCCTACATCCGGGAGCCGGAAATTGCCTGGGCCAAGCTGCGAAGTGTCGTTCAGACCGCTCCCCGGATGGCAGAGCTGAGAATGAGAGGAGCCGATGGCCACTGGGTATGGATGGAGACAAAAGTTACCCCGGTCAGAGGCAATCAGGCCGTCCCGGCCCAGTTCATGCTGGTATCCCGGGAGATTACGCAGCGGAAGCAGTATGAAGAACGGCTGCACAAGCTTGCATTCTACGACCATCTGACCTCCATTCCGAACCGTGCGCATTTTAAAATGTATATGGAGAATCTGATCGGTCAGGACGGTCCCGCGAAGCCGAAGCTTGCACTGGCGCTCCTGGATTGCGACCGGTTCAAGCAGCTGAACGATACGCTGGGACATCTGGCCGGCGACGAGTTCCTCCAGCAGCTGTCCGGCGAGCTTCAGCAGTCGGTGAAGGGGCTAGGACAAGCCTTCCGGATTGGAGGCGACGAGTTCGCCGTCGTGCTGCATTTGAATTCCGCCCCCGAGAATCTGAATGATGTCCTGGACAAGCTGCTCCAGCTGTTCAACAAGTCATGGGCGGTTAACGGCTCCAGCTTCCGCACATCGGCGAGCATTGGGGTATCCCTGTATCCGGAGCATGGAAGCACGATCAATGAGCTGCTTCGGGCAGCCGATCTTGCGATGTACCGTTCCAAGAGCCATGGGGGCAACGAAGCCAATCTGTTCAAAGAGGATATGGACGAAGGTTGTCCGGAGCAGGAGAACAGCCGGTACTGA
- the glcT gene encoding glucose PTS transporter transcription antiterminator GlcT has protein sequence MGSISVAKVLNNNVIIADHPQYDEVVVIGKGIGFNRKVRDKIDLSAVEKMFILRNQQEQEQYKQLIPQVDEKLIETIHEIVLYIMQNSRKPLNEHIHIALTDHIAFAIRRYEQNVPFHNPFLYETREIYPDEYAMAEYSVHRINEKMGVDLPLDEIGFVALHIHSALSNRHISEVQKHSMLISDMVNLVENNLNYRIPRDSLDYSRLVTHLRFVLERLRRGETVQETSSLDGLMKREYPEMYSLAWKLTKVIEQRMHLSVYSAEVGYLTVHLQRLAQKKDDEADMNNRTGS, from the coding sequence GGGTATCGGATTCAACCGCAAAGTCCGGGACAAGATTGATTTGTCTGCGGTCGAGAAGATGTTCATTCTCCGCAACCAGCAGGAGCAGGAGCAGTACAAACAGTTGATTCCCCAGGTCGACGAGAAGCTGATCGAGACCATTCATGAGATCGTGCTGTACATTATGCAGAATAGCCGCAAGCCGTTGAATGAGCACATTCATATTGCTCTGACGGATCATATTGCATTTGCGATCCGGCGCTATGAACAGAATGTTCCCTTTCATAATCCCTTTCTGTACGAAACGAGGGAGATTTATCCGGATGAGTATGCGATGGCGGAATATTCCGTGCACCGGATCAACGAGAAGATGGGAGTTGATCTCCCGCTTGATGAGATCGGTTTCGTGGCCCTTCATATCCACAGCGCGCTGAGCAACCGGCACATATCGGAAGTCCAGAAGCATTCCATGCTGATCAGCGATATGGTTAATCTGGTGGAGAACAACCTGAATTACCGCATTCCCCGGGACTCGCTCGATTACTCCAGGCTCGTTACTCATCTTCGGTTCGTGCTGGAGAGATTGCGTAGAGGCGAAACTGTGCAGGAGACTTCGTCGCTCGACGGGTTGATGAAAAGGGAGTACCCTGAAATGTATTCGCTTGCTTGGAAGCTGACCAAGGTTATCGAGCAGCGTATGCACCTGTCTGTCTATTCCGCCGAAGTAGGTTATCTGACCGTACATCTTCAGCGTCTCGCCCAGAAAAAAGACGATGAAGCGGATATGAACAACCGGACCGGAAGCTGA